In one window of Astyanax mexicanus isolate ESR-SI-001 chromosome 18, AstMex3_surface, whole genome shotgun sequence DNA:
- the taok1a gene encoding serine/threonine-protein kinase TAO1, whose amino-acid sequence MPNAVRAGSLKDPDIADLFFKEDPEKLFIDLREIGHGSFGAVYFARDVRTSEVVAIKKMSYSGKQTNEKWQDIIKEVKFLQRIKHPNSIEYKGCYLREHTAWLVMEYCLGSASDVLEVHKKPLQELEIAAITHGALQGLAYLHSHNMIHRDIKAGNILLTEPGLVKLADFGSASIASPANSFVGTPYWMAPEVILAMDEGQYDGKVDIWSLGITCIELAERKPPLFNMNAMSALYHIAQNESPTLQSSEWTDYFRNFVDSCLQKLPQDRPTCEELLQHAFVLRERAESVLNELIQRTKDAVRELDNLQSRKMKKILFPEAHNGPAAEVPDEEEEPEHCAGRTGTVNSVGSSQSIPSMSISASSQSSSVNSLPDATAEDSKSELELMDGDRTVMSNSSVIHLKPEEESYQEDTEAQTVPPEAPSPPAQTPRRQYRNREHFATLRTASLVTRQIQEHEQDSELREQMSGYKRMRRQHQKQLLALENKLKSEMDEHRLKLDKELESQRSSFSSEMDKLIKKHQAAMEKDAKTFANDEKKFQQHIQSQQKKELSSFLESQKREYKMRKEQLKEELNENQSTPKKEKQEWLSKQKENIQHFQAEEEANLLRRQRQYLDLECRRFKRRILIARHNVEQDLAREELNKRQTQKDLEHAMLLRHHESMQELEFRHLNTIQKMRAELIRLQHQTELNNQMEYNKRRERELRRKHVMEVRQQPKSLKSKELQIKKQFQETCKIQTRQYKILRNQLLDNTPKSDHKTMLKRLKEEQTRKLAILAEQYDHSINDMLSTQALRLDEAQEAECQVLRMQLQQELELLNAYQSKIKMQTEAQQDRERKELEQRVSLRRALLEQKIEEEMLALQNERSERIRSLLERQAREIEAFDSESLRLGFSNMVLANISPEGLSHSFPGAPASWAPQQAQGSTATSQGSHWSSSSASSHHYYSGQGGTPGQQSWGPALPGVGPPQWNHTSASPMGALPKSSGSVGMRNSPQALRRTTSGGHSEQSMSRSTSITSQISNGSHLSYT is encoded by the exons ATGCCCAACGCGGTTCGTGCAGGGAGTCTGAAGGACCCCGACATTGCCGACCTCTTCTTTAAGGAGGACCCTGAGAAGCTCTTTATCGATCTGAGAGAGATCGGCCATGGCAGTTTTGGCGCGGTCTACTTC GCACGAGATGTGCGCACCTCAGAAGTGGTCGCCATCAAGAAAATGTCCTATAGTGGGAAACAAACCAATGAG AAATGGCAAGACATAATCAAGGAGGTGAAGTTCCTACAAAGGATAAAGCACCCAAACAGCATTGAATATAAAGGATGctacctgagagagcacacagcttGG CTGGTAATGGAGTATTGTCTGGGCTCTGCTTCAGATGTCCTCGAGG tacaCAAAAAGCCCTTACAAGAACTGGAGATAGCAGCCATTACCCACGGTGCTTTACAAGGACTAGCGTATCTTCACTCCCACAACATGATTCACAG AGACATTAAAGCTGGAAACATCCTATTGACCGAGCCTGGCTTGGTCAAACTGGCTGATTTCGGCTCTGCTTCCATTGCTTCGCCTGCCAACTCTTTTGTGGGGACTCCATACTG GATGGCTCCTGAAGTGATCTTGGCTATGGACGAAGGCCAGTATGATGGAAAAGTAGACATCTGGTCCTTGGGTATAACCTGTATTGAGTTAG CGGAGAGAAAACCTCCACTCTTCAACATGAATGCAATGAGTGCCTTATACCATATAGCGCAGAATGAGAGCCCAACACTGCAGTCAAGTGAATG gaCGGATTACTTCAGAAACTTTGTGGACTCTTGCCTTCAAAAGCTACCCCAAGACAGACCCACCTGTGAGGAGCTGCTGCAG CATGCCTTTGTGTTGCGTGAGCGGGCCGAGTCTGTGCTGAATGAACTGATCCAGCGCACCAAAGATGCTGTGAGAGAGCTGGACAACCTGCAGTCCCGGAAAATGAAAAAGATTCTCTTCCCAGAGGCACACAATGGGCCTGCAGCGGAGGTGCCGGATGAGGAAGAG gAGCCAGAACACTGTGCTGGGCGGACAGGCACAGTGAACAGTGTGGGCAGCAGCCAGTCCATCCCCAGCATGTCCATCAGCGCCAGCTCCCAGAGCAGCTCCGTCAACAGCCTGCCCGATGCCACTGCTGAGGATAGTAAGAGTGAATTGGAGCTGATGGACGGAGACCGCACAGTTATGTCCAACAGCTCCGTCATTCACCTCAAACCG GAGGAGGAGAGTTATCAAGAGGACACAGAGGCTCAAACTGTGCCACCTGAGGCACCGTCCCCACCTGCACAGACCCCTCGTCGTCAGTACCGCAACAGAGAGCACTTTGCAACCCTTCGCACAGCCTCACTG GTGACTCGTCAGATCCAGGAGCATGAGCAGGATTCTGAGCTGCGGGAGCAGATGTCTGGGTACAAGCGCATGAGGCGGCAGCACCAGAAgcagctgctggcgctggagaaCAAGCTGAAATCAGAGATGGATGAACACAGGCTCAAACTGGACAAGGAGTTGGAGAGCCAGAGGAGCAGCTTCAGCTCGGAGATGGACAAGCTCATTAAGAAGCACCAGGCTGCCATGGAGAAAGAT GCCAAGACCTTTGCCAATGATGAGAAGAAGTTCCAGCAGCACATCCAGAGCCAGCAGAAGAAAGAGCTGAGCAGTTTCCTGGAGTCTCAGAAGCGAGAGTATAAAATGCGCAAAGAGCAGCTCAAAGAG GAGCTAAATGAGAATCAATCCACGCCAAAGAAGGAGAAGCAGGAGTGGCTGTCAAAGCAGAAAGAGAACATCCAGCACTTTCAGGCAGAGGAGGAGGCAAACCTTCTACGCAGACAACGTCAGTACCTGGACCTTGAGTGCCGCCGGTTCAAACGTCGCATACTTATAGCTCGCCACAATGTGGAGCAGGACCTGGCAAGAGAG GAGCTAAATAAGCGACAGACACAGAAGGACCTGGAGCATGCCATGCTGCTGAGGCACCACGAGTCCATGCAGGAGCTGGAGTTCAGGCACCTAAACACCATCCAGAAGATGAGGGCGGAACTCATCCGTTTACAGCACCAGACTGAGCTCAACAACCAGATGGAATACAACAAGCGCAGGGAGAGGGAGCTGCGCCGTAAGCATGTCATGGAAGTCCGCCAGCAGCCTAAGAGCCTCAAG TCCAAAGAGCTCCAGATCAAGAAACAGTTTCAAGAGACGTGTAAGATTCAGACAAGACAATACAAGATCCTGAGGAACCAACTCCTCGATAACACGCCCAAGTCAGACCACAAGACCATGCTGAAGAGACTGAAGGAGGAGCAAACGAGAAAGTTGGCCATTCTCGCCGAGCAGTACGACCACTCCATCAATGATATGCTGTCTACACAGGCT CTTCGACTGGATGAGGCACAGGAGGCTGAGTGTCAGGTGTTGAGGATGCAGCTGCAGCAGGAGCTAGAGCTGCTGAATGCGTATCAGAGTAAGATTAAGATGCAGACAGAGGCACAGCAGGATCGTGAGAGAAAGGAGCTGGAACAGAGAGTGTCACTGCGCAGAGCTCTTCTAGAACAGAAG ATTGAAGAGGAGATGTTGGCTTTGCAGAATGAGCGGTCCGAGCGCATCCGTAGCCTGCTGGAACGCCAGGCCCGAGAGATCGAGGCATTCGACTCCGAGAGCCTCCGCCTGGGCTTCAGTAACATGGTGCTGGCCAACATTTCCCCCGAGGGCCTAAGTCACAGCTTCCCTGGAGCACCGGCCAGCTGGGCACCGCAGCAGGCCCAGGGCAGCACAGCAACTTCACAAGGTTCCCACTGGAGCAGCAGCTCAGCCTCCAGCCACCACTACTACTCAGGTCAGGGAGGAACACCTGGCCAGCAGAGCTGGGGCCCAGCTTTACCTGGAGTGGGACCTCCACAGTGGAACCACACGTCTGCAAGCCCAATGGGGGCATTGCCAAAGAGCAGCGGGAGCGTGGGCATGCGGAACAGCCCCCAGGCCCTGAGGAGGACCACCTCAGGGGGGCACAGTGAGCAGAGCATGAGCAGGAGCACCAGCATCACCTCTCAGATATCAAACGGCTCCCACCTGTCCTACACATAG